In the genome of Staphylococcus durrellii, one region contains:
- a CDS encoding organic hydroperoxide resistance protein, with protein sequence MSKVLYNTNMISNGGRDGRVFSPDNTFVQNLATPKEMGGNATTAETNPEQLFAAGYSACFNSALSLILQKSGVTDANPEVEASIELIVDEADNGVKLGGTLTVTLENMSQEDAEKYVQQAHNYCPYSKATKGNIDISLEVHAQ encoded by the coding sequence ATGTCTAAAGTATTATATAATACAAATATGATTAGTAATGGCGGTCGTGATGGTCGTGTGTTTAGCCCTGATAATACTTTCGTGCAAAACTTAGCTACTCCGAAAGAAATGGGTGGTAATGCTACGACAGCTGAAACTAATCCAGAACAGCTATTTGCAGCAGGTTATAGCGCTTGTTTTAATAGTGCGTTGTCACTGATATTACAAAAAAGCGGTGTTACAGATGCTAACCCAGAAGTTGAAGCATCTATTGAATTAATAGTAGATGAAGCAGACAATGGTGTTAAATTAGGTGGAACTTTAACAGTTACATTAGAAAATATGTCACAAGAAGATGCAGAGAAATATGTACAACAAGCGCATAATTACTGCCCTTACTCAAAAGCAACTAAAGGGAATATTGATATATCATTAGAAGTACATGCGCAATAA
- the araD gene encoding L-ribulose-5-phosphate 4-epimerase AraD produces MDNALIQRLVYEGNMQLPKNQLVKLTWGNVSMIDRVKKVICIKPSGIPYKKLSPVDMVITDLDGNVYQDQLKPSSDLSTHVYLYKHFPKVNSIVHTHSLHAVVFAQAGKAIQPYGTTHADTFYGPIPCARNLTQQEVEQNYELNTGKVIVETYQSQNITPDAIPAINTKNHGPFIFGTSVKQAIEHTIVLEEVAEMALKTELLAQQNIPPIDQFLLDKHYYRKHGKNAYYGQ; encoded by the coding sequence GTGGATAATGCACTAATACAAAGACTCGTTTATGAAGGCAATATGCAATTACCAAAAAACCAATTAGTGAAATTGACTTGGGGTAATGTTAGTATGATTGATCGTGTTAAAAAAGTGATCTGTATTAAACCAAGTGGTATACCTTATAAAAAATTGTCTCCTGTAGATATGGTAATTACAGATTTAGATGGTAACGTGTATCAGGACCAGCTTAAGCCATCCTCGGATTTATCTACGCACGTATATTTATATAAACATTTTCCAAAAGTAAATAGTATTGTTCATACGCACTCATTGCATGCAGTAGTTTTTGCGCAGGCAGGAAAGGCTATCCAACCTTACGGCACCACACACGCAGATACATTTTATGGTCCTATACCTTGTGCTAGAAACTTAACACAACAAGAGGTTGAACAAAATTACGAACTTAATACAGGCAAAGTCATAGTAGAAACGTATCAATCTCAAAACATTACTCCTGATGCAATACCTGCAATTAATACAAAAAATCACGGACCATTTATCTTTGGCACTTCTGTAAAACAAGCCATAGAACATACTATTGTTTTGGAAGAAGTTGCAGAAATGGCACTTAAAACAGAATTACTGGCACAACAAAATATTCCGCCAATAGATCAATTTTTATTAGATAAACATTATTATAGAAAACATGGCAAAAATGCATATTACGGACAATAG
- a CDS encoding DUF4870 domain-containing protein: MDYKTSQANVQSGKVLSALCYFSIFFAPLILPIIVWILSDKPTSSHAAKSLVYHIITYLCPLILLVSASLGAMALSSQSNWGSVFMIIIAIILAVITIWYTIKNIYRGVMVLISDESYFRP, encoded by the coding sequence ATGGATTACAAAACATCCCAAGCAAACGTACAAAGTGGTAAAGTGCTTTCAGCATTATGTTATTTCAGTATATTTTTTGCGCCATTAATATTACCTATTATTGTATGGATATTATCTGATAAACCAACATCATCACATGCGGCAAAATCGTTGGTTTACCACATCATTACCTATCTATGTCCATTAATATTATTAGTTAGTGCGAGTCTTGGTGCAATGGCATTATCATCCCAATCAAATTGGGGATCAGTTTTTATGATTATAATAGCTATAATACTCGCGGTTATTACTATTTGGTATACAATTAAAAACATATATCGTGGAGTGATGGTCTTAATATCAGATGAAAGTTATTTCAGACCATAA
- the ulaG gene encoding L-ascorbate 6-phosphate lactonase: MSKVQNITKEQWLLSTFPEWGTWLNEEIEETQVPEGNFAMWWLGCTGIWLKSHEGTNILCDLWCGSGKRTKKNKLMKDGHQMQRMSGCKQLQPNLRTQPFVIDPFEIKNVDALVVTHIHSDHLDINTAAAVLKNTDDSVPFIGPKAVVDVWKEWGVPESRCIIVKPGDNVNVGSVEIIALEAFDRTALITVPQEEELNGQFPQNMDDIAVNYLFKTSGGNLYHAGDSHFSVNFAKHGNEHTIDVALGAFGENPRGITDKLTSVDLLRMAECLNTKVVIPVHHDIWSNFQANPQEILELWKNKKDFLDYDFAPFIWQVGGQYTYPQDRHKFEYHYPRGFEDVFTVDNDLPYPSFL; encoded by the coding sequence ATGTCTAAAGTACAAAATATAACTAAAGAGCAGTGGCTACTATCCACATTTCCTGAATGGGGAACATGGTTAAATGAAGAAATTGAGGAAACTCAAGTGCCTGAAGGGAATTTTGCGATGTGGTGGCTCGGTTGTACAGGTATATGGCTAAAATCACATGAAGGTACAAATATTTTGTGTGATTTATGGTGTGGTAGTGGGAAACGTACAAAAAAGAATAAATTAATGAAAGATGGTCACCAAATGCAACGCATGTCTGGTTGTAAACAATTGCAACCAAACTTGAGAACGCAACCATTTGTTATAGACCCATTTGAAATAAAAAATGTTGATGCTTTAGTTGTAACTCATATTCATTCAGATCATTTGGATATAAATACGGCTGCAGCGGTTTTAAAAAACACGGATGATTCTGTTCCATTTATAGGTCCTAAAGCTGTAGTTGATGTATGGAAAGAGTGGGGAGTTCCAGAATCTAGATGCATTATAGTCAAACCTGGTGATAACGTAAATGTCGGTAGCGTTGAAATAATTGCATTAGAAGCTTTTGATCGTACAGCGCTAATTACCGTGCCACAAGAAGAAGAATTGAATGGCCAGTTTCCACAAAATATGGATGATATCGCAGTTAATTACTTATTTAAAACTTCAGGAGGTAATCTTTATCATGCAGGAGATTCACATTTCTCGGTAAATTTTGCCAAACACGGTAATGAACACACTATTGATGTGGCATTAGGCGCTTTCGGTGAGAATCCAAGAGGGATTACCGATAAATTAACGTCAGTTGATTTGTTAAGAATGGCAGAGTGCTTAAATACCAAAGTCGTTATACCTGTGCATCATGATATTTGGTCTAATTTCCAAGCTAACCCACAGGAAATACTGGAACTTTGGAAAAATAAAAAAGATTTTCTAGACTATGATTTTGCTCCTTTTATATGGCAAGTTGGAGGTCAGTATACTTACCCTCAGGATAGACATAAGTTTGAATACCACTACCCACGTGGATTCGAAGATGTTTTTACAGTAGATAATGATTTACCTTATCCTTCATTTTTATAA
- a CDS encoding 3-keto-L-gulonate-6-phosphate decarboxylase UlaD encodes MATPLLQIALDNQTNESAIKTLNSLGNEVDILEVGTILCLQEGKSAIEKIRALYPDKIILADTKCADAGKTVAQNCKDAGANWMTVICCATIETMVAARKVMDDVQVELYGDWTFEQAQQWYDNDIKQVVYHQSRDALLAGKRWSDEDLNKIKRLIDIGFKVSVTGGLELETVKLFKDLDIFAFIAGRNLREVENPAYAARAFKEEIKRNFES; translated from the coding sequence ATGGCAACACCTTTACTACAAATCGCTTTAGATAATCAAACAAATGAGAGTGCAATTAAAACATTAAATTCATTAGGAAATGAAGTAGACATATTAGAAGTAGGTACAATATTGTGTTTACAAGAGGGCAAAAGTGCCATAGAAAAAATTAGAGCCTTGTATCCAGATAAAATAATATTAGCAGATACTAAATGTGCTGATGCCGGAAAAACTGTGGCACAGAATTGTAAAGATGCTGGTGCGAATTGGATGACTGTGATTTGTTGTGCCACGATAGAAACAATGGTTGCTGCAAGGAAGGTTATGGATGATGTTCAGGTTGAATTGTATGGCGATTGGACTTTTGAACAAGCACAACAATGGTACGATAACGATATAAAACAAGTTGTTTACCATCAAAGTCGTGATGCGCTTTTAGCAGGTAAGCGCTGGTCTGACGAAGACTTAAATAAAATTAAGCGCCTTATTGATATAGGTTTTAAAGTTTCGGTTACAGGTGGTTTAGAACTAGAAACAGTTAAGTTGTTTAAAGATTTAGATATATTTGCATTTATAGCGGGACGTAATCTAAGAGAAGTTGAAAATCCTGCTTATGCAGCACGTGCATTTAAAGAGGAAATTAAAAGGAATTTTGAATCATGA
- a CDS encoding PTS sugar transporter subunit IIA, translating to MVSFKESIIKEQSILLNKNAENWEEAVAIATEPLLKNGAIEKSYIDAIIHNTKQYGPYYLLMDGMAMPHARPEDGVNRDAFSLVTFNEPVSFSDNKSASVFVVLAATSSDIHTGIAIPQIVSVFEIDNIINKLTSATTVDEILAHIDKADMSGYIA from the coding sequence ATGGTGTCATTTAAAGAAAGTATTATTAAAGAACAGTCAATATTGTTAAATAAAAATGCTGAAAATTGGGAGGAAGCAGTGGCAATAGCAACTGAACCTTTATTAAAAAACGGTGCAATAGAGAAAAGTTATATAGATGCTATTATTCACAATACTAAACAGTATGGGCCATATTACTTGTTAATGGATGGCATGGCAATGCCACATGCAAGACCTGAAGATGGTGTGAACAGGGATGCTTTTAGTCTTGTGACATTTAACGAGCCTGTAAGTTTTAGCGATAATAAAAGTGCGAGCGTATTCGTAGTATTGGCTGCAACATCTTCTGATATTCACACCGGTATCGCAATACCACAAATAGTAAGTGTATTCGAAATAGATAACATAATTAATAAATTAACATCTGCAACCACTGTAGATGAAATCTTAGCTCACATCGATAAAGCAGATATGAGTGGTTATATTGCTTAA
- a CDS encoding PH domain-containing protein has protein sequence MILDNVNPNDLFPTEKKGPSVLGDIEYNVKSEQRLYKGAYIATNERLILNVDMDGQFYYRNIGYNEIKSISHDEQVISLSFEIGDFPIKNIEKGDVETFTSYVQQQMN, from the coding sequence ATGATTTTAGATAACGTAAATCCAAACGATTTATTTCCAACAGAGAAGAAAGGACCATCAGTACTTGGAGATATAGAATATAATGTTAAAAGTGAACAACGTTTATATAAAGGGGCTTACATAGCTACTAATGAAAGATTAATATTAAATGTTGATATGGATGGACAATTTTATTATAGAAATATTGGATATAACGAAATTAAATCTATTTCTCATGATGAACAAGTTATCAGTTTAAGTTTTGAAATAGGTGACTTCCCAATTAAAAATATCGAAAAGGGCGATGTAGAAACATTCACGTCTTATGTACAACAACAAATGAACTAG
- a CDS encoding GNAT family N-acetyltransferase, with product MKVDYTYIFDESKVQDMKEAYHSNGWTSHSENNIISIFKASTHVVIAKVDRKIIGFARALSDGIYNAAIYDVVVDKKYHKHGIGREIVEKLVDQIGEVSCIHLIATTKHTTFYKRVGFRTLTTGMGMYQKEQLKNEYTVD from the coding sequence TTGAAAGTAGATTATACATACATTTTTGATGAAAGCAAAGTTCAAGATATGAAAGAAGCATATCATTCTAATGGATGGACAAGTCATAGTGAAAATAATATAATTTCTATTTTTAAAGCAAGCACCCATGTTGTGATAGCTAAAGTCGATAGAAAAATTATTGGTTTTGCAAGGGCTTTGTCTGATGGCATTTATAACGCTGCCATTTATGATGTAGTGGTAGATAAAAAATATCATAAACATGGTATAGGTAGGGAAATTGTAGAAAAATTAGTAGATCAAATAGGCGAGGTTTCATGTATACACTTAATAGCGACGACTAAGCACACGACTTTTTATAAGCGAGTAGGGTTTAGAACTTTGACTACAGGGATGGGAATGTATCAAAAAGAGCAATTAAAAAATGAGTACACTGTCGATTAA
- a CDS encoding PTS sugar transporter subunit IIB, with the protein MLKILAACGSGMGSSMVIKMKIEKCLRELEVSDFTVDYCSIGEAKAQANAYDIVFASKYLIQELEGRTNGKLLGLDNLMDDKEIKDNLQQII; encoded by the coding sequence ATGTTAAAAATTTTAGCAGCTTGTGGAAGCGGAATGGGTTCATCTATGGTCATAAAAATGAAAATCGAAAAGTGTTTGCGAGAACTTGAGGTTAGTGACTTCACCGTTGATTACTGCAGTATAGGAGAAGCAAAAGCACAGGCTAACGCTTACGACATCGTGTTTGCTAGTAAATATTTAATTCAAGAATTAGAAGGCAGAACGAATGGCAAATTATTAGGATTAGACAATTTAATGGATGATAAAGAGATTAAAGATAATCTACAACAAATAATTTGA
- the mbcS gene encoding acyl-CoA synthetase MbcS, which produces MKKSDLVAPGQYNIVEEIEKYAVDTSKQAIAYEDEKGNTDSITYANLIKNANKIGHVFSNHGLQKGDKVLIMMPRSIITYEIYTAALKLGLVIIPSSEMLRTKDLQHRITHGDVAAVVVINEGINEFKDIAEYDNLTKFIVGGHEDDWINIEDEQQQASDELDIVATHRDDIALLSYTSGTTAKPKAVVHTHGWGYAHMQTAPKYWLSVNEGDTAWATAAPGWQKWIWSPYLSIMGSGAKALVYQGKFDAKKYLELLQRYEVNVLCCTPTEYRLMAKLPNLKDYDLSHLHSAVSAGEPLNQEVIEKFQQNFDLTVRDGYGQTENTLLIGSLKDAETRPGSMGKAILGDQVAIIDEEGAQVEPGVTGDIAVWLDSPALFKGYYKDEERTADSKRGDFYVTGDRARIDEDGYFWFQGRSDDIIISSGYTIGPFEVEDSLIGHPSVKECAVVASPDDIRGNVVKAFVILQDDVEGNDTLVKELQNYVKQDVAPYKYPRQIEFVDDLPKTNSGKIRRVELREAEIEKYNK; this is translated from the coding sequence ATGAAAAAATCAGATTTAGTTGCACCAGGACAGTATAATATTGTTGAAGAAATTGAAAAGTATGCCGTCGATACTTCGAAACAGGCAATAGCTTATGAAGATGAAAAGGGTAATACCGATAGTATTACATATGCCAATTTAATAAAAAATGCGAATAAAATCGGGCACGTATTTTCTAATCATGGGTTGCAAAAAGGGGATAAAGTACTAATAATGATGCCTCGTAGCATTATTACGTATGAAATCTATACTGCTGCATTAAAATTAGGATTAGTTATTATTCCTAGTTCTGAAATGCTCAGAACTAAAGATTTACAACATAGAATTACACATGGAGATGTAGCTGCTGTAGTAGTAATTAATGAGGGGATTAATGAATTTAAAGATATAGCAGAATATGATAACTTAACGAAATTTATCGTCGGCGGACATGAAGATGATTGGATTAATATTGAAGATGAGCAACAACAAGCAAGCGATGAATTAGATATCGTCGCAACTCATAGAGACGATATTGCTTTATTGTCTTACACATCAGGTACGACTGCTAAACCTAAAGCCGTTGTTCATACACATGGCTGGGGTTATGCACATATGCAAACAGCACCGAAATATTGGTTAAGTGTTAATGAAGGTGACACAGCTTGGGCTACAGCTGCACCAGGATGGCAAAAATGGATTTGGAGTCCATACCTATCTATCATGGGGTCAGGTGCTAAAGCTTTAGTTTACCAAGGTAAATTTGATGCTAAAAAATATCTAGAATTATTACAAAGATATGAAGTTAACGTGTTATGTTGTACACCGACAGAATATCGATTAATGGCTAAATTACCTAACTTGAAAGATTATGATTTATCTCATCTTCATAGTGCAGTTTCTGCAGGAGAACCGTTAAACCAAGAAGTAATAGAAAAATTCCAACAAAATTTTGATTTAACTGTAAGAGATGGCTATGGGCAAACAGAAAATACGCTACTAATTGGTTCGCTTAAAGATGCCGAAACGCGTCCAGGATCAATGGGGAAAGCTATTTTAGGCGACCAAGTTGCAATTATAGACGAAGAGGGTGCGCAAGTAGAACCTGGAGTGACTGGCGATATTGCGGTATGGTTAGACTCACCGGCACTCTTCAAAGGTTATTATAAAGATGAAGAGCGTACGGCAGACTCCAAACGTGGAGATTTTTATGTCACAGGAGATCGTGCACGTATCGATGAAGATGGTTACTTCTGGTTCCAAGGTAGAAGTGACGATATTATTATCAGTTCAGGTTATACAATCGGACCATTTGAAGTAGAAGATTCGCTAATAGGACACCCTTCTGTAAAAGAATGTGCTGTAGTCGCTAGCCCCGATGATATTCGCGGAAACGTAGTCAAAGCATTTGTTATTTTACAAGATGATGTTGAGGGCAATGATACATTGGTAAAAGAATTGCAAAACTATGTAAAACAAGATGTTGCTCCATACAAATATCCGCGTCAAATAGAATTTGTTGACGATTTACCTAAGACAAATTCTGGCAAAATCAGACGTGTAGAATTACGTGAAGCAGAAATTGAAAAATATAATAAATAA
- a CDS encoding L-ribulose-5-phosphate 3-epimerase, translating to MNYLGIYEKAMPISLSIEEKLKYAKQLEFKFVEMSIDESDERLSRLSWGNDIIRQINETQLSEDIYIQSICLSGHRRYPLGSLNKNIRNKSLEVMYQAIDLAQKLGVRVIQLAGYDVYYEAKSQLTAQYFKDGLISALDYAAKKQVILALEIMDDTFLNSITKYCEIKQAVSNHPYLKVYPDVGNLSAWPENNVAKELEKGIADTVAIHLKDTLPVTSDFAGKFKNVDFGESNVDFIGVFQSLHHLKYNGPFLIEMWSENLEEPKEAILSAKSFIEEAIMKSGVYSG from the coding sequence ATGAATTATTTAGGTATTTATGAAAAAGCTATGCCTATATCCTTATCGATTGAAGAGAAGTTAAAGTACGCTAAACAATTAGAATTTAAATTTGTAGAAATGTCTATTGATGAATCAGATGAGCGTCTTTCCAGATTGTCATGGGGAAATGACATAATTCGACAAATTAATGAAACACAGTTGTCTGAAGATATATATATACAAAGCATATGCTTAAGTGGACATAGAAGATATCCATTAGGGTCTCTTAATAAAAATATAAGAAATAAATCTTTGGAAGTGATGTATCAAGCGATTGATTTGGCTCAGAAATTAGGAGTACGCGTTATTCAATTAGCTGGTTATGATGTATATTATGAAGCGAAATCACAATTAACTGCTCAATATTTTAAAGACGGATTAATCTCAGCTCTTGATTATGCTGCAAAGAAACAAGTCATTTTAGCCCTAGAAATAATGGATGATACCTTTTTGAATAGTATTACGAAATATTGTGAGATCAAGCAAGCTGTCTCTAATCACCCATATTTAAAAGTGTATCCAGATGTTGGAAATCTTTCAGCCTGGCCTGAAAATAATGTAGCTAAAGAATTGGAAAAAGGTATCGCTGATACCGTAGCAATACATTTAAAAGATACTTTGCCCGTTACATCTGATTTCGCTGGTAAGTTTAAAAATGTGGATTTTGGAGAAAGTAATGTTGATTTTATTGGTGTGTTTCAATCATTACATCATTTAAAATATAATGGTCCATTCTTAATAGAAATGTGGTCAGAAAATTTAGAAGAGCCAAAGGAAGCAATATTATCTGCCAAATCATTTATTGAGGAAGCAATCATGAAAAGTGGTGTTTATAGTGGATAA
- a CDS encoding NDxxF motif lipoprotein: MKKRILLSLIMILAVVLAACSNNEDEDHDDNQHNEKHAPKNVKVLTEKDIFHSNKSGENISEKEMNQAIKKYLDVNSVILDNKYLMQYKLDRQSNSDTKITDKQSKRLSDLSRNAIKNDVRFKKFVKNNNLPKGYKPNVDRIIKYFTSLNSTIKNVDEDIEQLDYQPQNELNVVDVSTKYAGEVNGKQQAKIKKFLKSKGISTKAINK; encoded by the coding sequence ATGAAAAAGCGTATATTATTATCGCTCATTATGATATTAGCCGTCGTCCTGGCTGCTTGTTCAAACAACGAGGACGAGGATCATGATGATAACCAACATAACGAGAAACATGCACCTAAAAATGTAAAAGTACTTACCGAAAAAGATATTTTCCATTCTAATAAAAGTGGAGAAAATATTAGTGAAAAAGAAATGAATCAAGCTATCAAAAAATATCTCGATGTAAACTCTGTAATACTTGATAACAAATATTTAATGCAATACAAATTAGATAGACAATCAAATTCAGATACAAAAATTACGGATAAACAGTCAAAACGCCTTTCTGACTTATCACGTAATGCAATCAAAAATGATGTTAGATTTAAAAAATTCGTTAAAAATAACAATCTTCCAAAAGGCTATAAACCTAATGTCGATCGCATCATTAAATATTTTACATCATTAAACAGCACGATTAAGAATGTTGATGAGGATATTGAACAACTTGATTATCAACCTCAAAATGAATTGAATGTAGTAGATGTTTCTACAAAATACGCCGGCGAAGTAAATGGTAAACAACAAGCCAAAATCAAGAAGTTTTTAAAGTCAAAAGGAATTAGCACTAAGGCTATCAATAAATAA
- a CDS encoding DMT family transporter, whose translation MDWMILIVAGVFEMLGVTALNAYTHNRKLTALINMIVSFALSFVCLAIAMANLPMSTSYAVWTGIGTVGGAIIGMLFYNESKNLIRILCIVVILASTIGLKLLS comes from the coding sequence ATGGATTGGATGATATTAATTGTAGCAGGTGTTTTTGAAATGTTAGGTGTAACTGCGTTGAATGCTTATACACATAATCGTAAATTGACAGCATTGATAAACATGATTGTCTCTTTTGCACTGAGTTTTGTTTGTTTAGCAATAGCAATGGCAAACTTGCCTATGAGTACTTCATATGCTGTTTGGACTGGCATAGGTACAGTCGGAGGAGCAATTATAGGTATGTTGTTCTATAATGAATCGAAAAATTTAATTCGTATATTATGTATCGTGGTGATTTTAGCTAGTACAATCGGCTTGAAATTATTAAGTTAA
- a CDS encoding DMT family transporter, protein MNWLKIIAAAGFEVGWVIGLTHSSNIIEWLGTVIAIFLSFYLLIQASKVLPVGTTYAIFVGLGTTGVTLCDFLIFGQPLNIGKIFLIFILLAGVLGLKLATSNEKGA, encoded by the coding sequence ATGAATTGGTTAAAAATCATTGCAGCAGCTGGTTTTGAAGTCGGATGGGTTATTGGATTAACGCATTCATCTAATATTATCGAATGGTTAGGTACCGTAATAGCTATTTTTTTAAGTTTTTATTTATTAATTCAAGCTTCGAAAGTTTTACCAGTAGGCACGACATACGCTATATTTGTCGGACTTGGTACTACGGGTGTTACTTTGTGTGATTTCTTAATTTTTGGACAACCTTTAAATATAGGAAAAATTTTCTTGATTTTTATACTACTTGCTGGAGTACTAGGGTTAAAACTTGCCACTTCTAACGAGAAAGGAGCGTAA
- a CDS encoding PTS ascorbate transporter subunit IIC: MNNLISIFIWFIDNILTKPEFFIGIIVFVGYVLLRKKWYECFAGFIKAVVGFMILLVGAKGLVEKFRPLLAGLRERFDLKAAVIDPYFGLNAVDSALKSINLTTTYTMVALVIGFMLNILLVKLCKITKLRTLFITGHIMVQQSLTITWIVFLAFPEYRNFVGSLMIGVLVGLYWAVGSNLTVGPTQRLTNNAGFAVGHQEMFAIWIVDKVAPKLGNKEKNLENMKLPKWLSMFNDSIVATGTLMLVFFGTILVILGEDFLRRLDPQNFPEKLSFVTYIISSSLSFSVFLAILMMGVRMFVSELTNSFQGISNKLLPGSLPAVDCAATFNFAPQNAVLFGFICGSLGQFITILGLILFHSPVLIITGFVPVFFDNATIAVYANKVGGTKAALICAFVSGILQVSISAFAVVFFGLYKFGGWHGSIDFELIWPGLGLLLHNFGLVAYFSIIILLLLIPQLQFRKAKNKDLYYQGLE, encoded by the coding sequence ATGAACAACTTAATTAGTATATTCATTTGGTTTATAGACAATATACTTACTAAACCTGAATTTTTCATCGGTATTATTGTTTTTGTTGGTTACGTGTTACTTAGAAAAAAATGGTATGAATGTTTTGCTGGTTTCATTAAAGCGGTAGTAGGTTTTATGATACTCCTCGTTGGCGCAAAGGGATTAGTAGAAAAATTTAGGCCACTACTAGCTGGTTTACGAGAAAGATTCGACTTAAAAGCTGCGGTTATAGACCCATATTTTGGATTGAATGCAGTAGATAGTGCATTAAAATCGATTAATTTAACTACTACGTATACGATGGTAGCGCTAGTTATCGGTTTTATGCTTAATATTTTATTAGTAAAGCTTTGTAAGATTACGAAACTTAGAACACTGTTCATTACTGGGCATATTATGGTTCAACAATCACTAACAATTACTTGGATTGTATTTTTGGCATTTCCAGAATATAGAAACTTTGTAGGTAGTTTAATGATTGGCGTTTTAGTGGGACTTTATTGGGCTGTAGGTTCTAATTTAACTGTTGGGCCTACACAACGTTTAACTAATAATGCAGGTTTCGCAGTGGGACATCAGGAAATGTTCGCTATTTGGATAGTTGATAAAGTTGCACCAAAGTTAGGTAACAAAGAGAAGAATTTAGAAAATATGAAATTGCCTAAATGGTTATCGATGTTCAATGACAGTATCGTAGCGACAGGTACATTAATGCTTGTCTTTTTTGGCACAATTTTAGTGATTTTAGGCGAAGATTTTCTAAGAAGACTAGATCCCCAAAACTTCCCCGAAAAATTATCTTTTGTGACATATATTATTTCAAGTTCATTATCTTTTTCGGTATTTTTAGCAATTTTAATGATGGGTGTAAGGATGTTCGTTTCAGAATTAACGAATTCTTTCCAAGGTATATCAAATAAATTACTACCCGGTTCATTACCAGCGGTTGACTGCGCTGCTACATTTAACTTCGCTCCTCAAAATGCAGTGTTATTTGGTTTTATTTGTGGTTCATTGGGGCAGTTTATAACCATTTTAGGCTTGATATTATTTCATTCACCAGTACTAATTATCACTGGATTCGTTCCCGTATTTTTTGATAATGCCACAATAGCCGTATATGCAAACAAGGTTGGAGGGACTAAGGCAGCTCTGATTTGTGCTTTTGTATCAGGTATCTTACAAGTTTCAATAAGTGCATTTGCAGTTGTTTTCTTTGGATTATATAAATTCGGTGGTTGGCATGGAAGTATTGATTTCGAATTAATATGGCCAGGTCTTGGCTTGTTATTGCATAATTTTGGGTTAGTAGCTTATTTTTCAATCATTATATTGCTACTGCTAATACCTCAATTACAATTTAGAAAAGCAAAAAATAAAGATTTATATTATCAAGGTTTAGAATAA